From a region of the Solanum stenotomum isolate F172 chromosome 2, ASM1918654v1, whole genome shotgun sequence genome:
- the LOC125854631 gene encoding beta-glucuronosyltransferase GlcAT14B-like, giving the protein MSLFLKQILLFSLPLIFLFCLLLPLHHFHSHTHTQTHFPHNPTFSNPFSPPPRIAYFITGTKNDGSRIFRLLQAVYHPRNYYLLHLDQFASPKQRLQLALKVGSVDVFVAAENVNVIEKADAVNEEGSSPLGLVLHGAAVLLKWKMDWDWFVNLDASDYPLVPQDDFLHILSFVPRNLNFIEYNKNISPEEYQKALEVIVDSRLYILLRGKMFVGDRKRVLPSAFKLFMGSQHVILNRKFVEYSIQGWENFPRLLLLYFTNTRSSHKGYFQTLACNTMEFSDAVINSNLRFINSDNTARDPSDFRSPNSDRILKREVAFVGNVSADSPLLDMIDAHILHRGHGMVSPGGWCLGSSNWFSDPCDEWGDPSVLRPGPAAKELEKFLMKSIKDMSIKSSRCDHQ; this is encoded by the exons ATGTCTCTCTTTCTCAAACAAATCCTCCTCTTTTCACTTCCCCTAATTTTCCTCTTTTGTCTCCTCCTCCCACTTCACCATTTCCATAGCCATACACATACTCAAACTCATTTTCCTCACAACCCCACTTTCTCAAACCCCTTTTCACCACCACCAAGAATAGCATACTTCATTACTGGTACTAAAAATGATGGATCAAGAATCTTTAGGTTACTTCAAGCAGTGTATCATCCAAGAAACTACTATTTGCTTCATCTTGATCAATTTGCTTCACCAAAACAGAGACTTCAGCTTGCTTTGAAAGTGGGTTCTGTTGATGTGTTTGTTGCAGCTGAAAATGTGAATGTTATTGAGAAAGCTGATGCTGTTAATGAAGAAGGGTCTTCTCCTTTGGGTTTGGTGCTTCATGGTGCTGCTGTTTTGTTGAAGTGGAAAATGGATTGGGATTGGTTTGTTAATCTTGATGCCTCTGATTATCCCCTCGTTCCACAAGATG ATTTTCTCCACATCCTCTCTTTTGTTCCGAGGAATTTGAATTTCATAGAATATAATAAGAACATCAGCCCAGAGGA ATATCAAAAGGCTCTGGAAGTTATCGTTGACTCTAGACTCTATATTCTCTTAAGAGGGAAAATGTTTGTGGGTGACCGAAAACGGGTACTTCCTAGTGCTTTTAAACTTTTTATGG GTTCTCAACATGTAATTCTAAACAGGAAGTTTGTTGAGTACTCGATCCAGGGATGGGAAAATTTTCCAAGATTGCTCCTGCTATACTTCACGAACACTAGATCGTCTCATAAAGGATATTTTCAGACTCTTGCTTGCAATACTATGGAGTTTTCAGATGCTGTCATTAACTCCAACTTGCGATTCATCAACTCGGACAACACTGCTCGAGATCCTTCAGACTTCAGATCTCCAAATTCTGATAGAATACTTAAAAGGGAGGTTGCATTTGTTGGAAACGTATCAGCGGATTCTCCCTTATTGGACATGATTGATGCACACATTCTTCACCGTGGTCACGGTATGGTCTCACCAGGAGGGTGGTGTTTAGGTAGCTCAAATTGGTTCAGTGATCCTTGTGATGAATGGGGTGATCCTAGTGTCCTAAGACCGGGGCCAGCTGCAAAAGAACTTGAAAAGTTCCTCATGAAATCGATCAAAGACATGTCAATCAAGTCTAGCAGATGTGACCATCAATAA